In the genome of Dioscorea cayenensis subsp. rotundata cultivar TDr96_F1 unplaced genomic scaffold, TDr96_F1_v2_PseudoChromosome.rev07_lg8_w22 25.fasta BLBR01000422.1, whole genome shotgun sequence, one region contains:
- the LOC120254340 gene encoding putative disease resistance protein At1g50180 — MAELAVRSVVQKLGNLIVQEAMDLHGVRDQVEWLERELRRMQCFLKDADAKKNKGGIDGERVKNWVTEMRDVAFEAEDIIDSYMDLKLRGQQKDGCIGFLERYMFILVELIGLHKVHVDLKGVKVRMHELSESRTSYGIANIGETIGTTSQFRSQDVIPILPQLNEEIDIIGFDDEKEKIVQELVDITNTNRSVISIVGFGGLGKTTIAKSIYNDPKVRKNFDRLAWVIISQEYNILEIVKKILSAVSITSSGDTIEKLSAKLFNELTIGKYLVVLDDVWEENVWDQLQKVFPDVDNGSRVIITTRFLNIPKIADPTAQPHELRFLNENEGWELFLRRVFPRQNIETCCPIYLVDSARKLVKRCKGLPLALIVVGGLVSTKPKNKDAWEKIVKSMKWQFVEGGERCLEILALSYNDLPYYLKSCFLYFGCFPQDMAIPAKTLIRLWSAEGFLPTKNGKTIEEVGMDCLEELAQRCMIQVTKRKYDDSASYCRIHDLLRDMCISEAKENRYLEIYKNGTANCGTKTNAARRLMICQEIETLNYSNSKLRGLFYYNEYIYNTLAFKALNEQFGGFKLLRVLYLNSLDMSEFPSGIKSLAHLRYLELHVDNPKEVPSWIGHLRNLQTLIVHCRMFIGKISDSLWTIENLKHVDLGISSSVPPPNMGNIELKNLETLKWVPAGEWIGKMLPKLTNLRQLNITNISVDHADALSSSLQKFVQLASLTIQGDEIPLDNIITAFFQSTLPQEIVYLGRIQL, encoded by the exons atggccGAGCTTGCAGTGCGTTCTGTAGTCCAGAAACTTGGTAATCTGATAGTGCAAGAAGCCATGGATTTGCATGGAGTGAGAGATCAAGTGGAGTGGTTGGAACGAGAATTGCGGCGAATGCAGTGCTTCTTAAAGGATGCAGATGCAAAGAAGAACAAGGGAGGTATTGATGGTGAGAGGGTGAAGAACTGGGTCACAGAGATGAGAGACGTTGCTTTCGAAGCCGAGGACATCATTGACTCTTACATGGATTTAAAGCTCCGTGGACAACAAAAGGATGGCTGCATTGGTTTCCTTGAACG gTATATGTTTATTCTTGTTGAATTAATTGGCCTGCACAAGGTTCATGTGGATCTTAAAGGGGTGAAAGTTAGGATGCATGAGCTATCTGAAAGTAGAACATCATATGGAATTGCTAATATAGGTGAAACAATTGGCACAACTAGTCAATTTAGAAGCCAAGATGTGATCCCTATATTGCCTCAATTGAATGAGGAAATTGATATTATTGGTTTTGATGATGAGAAGGAAAAGATTGTGCAGGAGTTGGTCGACATAACCAATACAAATAGGTCAGTAATCTCTATAGTCGGTTTTGGTGGCTTGGGAAAGACAACAATTGCTAAATCAATTTATAATGATCCTAAAGTCAGAAAAAATTTTGACAGACTTGCATGGGTAATCATATCTCAAGAATATAATATCCTTGAGATAGTGAAAAAAATCTTGTCTGCAGTGTCAATAACTTCATCAGGAGACACAATCGAAAAGCTCTCAGCTAAACTTTTTAATGAATTGACAATTGGCAAATACTTGGTTgttcttgatgatgtttgggAAGAAAATGTATGGGATCAATTACAAAAAGTTTTTCCGGATGTTGATAATGGAAGTAGAGTAATAATCACCACTCGCTTTTTAAACATTCCTAAAATTGCAGATCCTACCGCCCAACCTCATGAACTACGTTTCTTAAATGAAAATGAAGGCTGGGAGTTGTTCCTTCGAAGGGTCTTCCCAAGACAAAATATTGAAACATGCTGTCCCATTTATTTGGTTGATTCTGCTCGTAAGCTTGTCAAGAGGTGCAAGGGTTTGCCCCTAGCTCTAATAGTCGTCGGAGGACTTGTGTCAactaaaccaaaaaacaaagatgCATGGGAGAAAATTGTAAAGAGCATGAAATGGCAATTTGTAGAAGGTGGAGAAAGATGTCTAGAAATACTAGCATTGAGTTATAATGATTTGCCATATTACTTGAAGTCAtgctttctttattttggttgctTCCCACAGGACATGGCTATTCCtgcaaaaacattaattagaCTGTGGTCAGCGGAAGGTTTCTTACCGACAAAAAATGGTAAAACAATAGAAGAAGTTGGAATGGATTGTCTAGAGGAGTTGGCACAAAGATGTATGATACAAGTTACCAAGCGAAAATATGATGATAGTGCAAGCTATTGCCGAATCCATGATCTCTTGCGTGACATGTGCATTTCAGAAGCCAAAGAAAACAGATATCTTGAAATATACAAGAATGGCACTGCAAATTGTGGAACAAAGACAAATGCAGCTCGACGACTAATGATATGTCAGGAGATTGAGACTCTAAACTATTCTAACTCAAAGTTGCGGGGTTTATTCTACTacaatgaatatatttataatactcTGGCCTTCAAAGCTCTTAATGAACAGTTTGGTGGATTTAAATTATTAAGGGTGCTTTATTTGAATAGTTTGGATATGTCAGAATTTCCAAGTGGAATCAAATCATTAGCTCATTTGAGATATCTTGAGTTGCATGTTGACAATCCGAAGGAAGTTCCATCATGGATTGGTCATCTCCGCAATCTCCAGACTTTAATTGTACATTGTCGAATGTTTATAGGAAAGATATCAGATTCACTCTGGACAATTGAAAATCTCAAGCATGTTGATCTAGGCATATCATCATCGGTTCCTCCACCAAATATGGGAAATATTGAATTGAAGAATTTGGAGACTTTAAAATGGGTACCTGCTGGAGAATGGATAGGGAAGATGCTGCCAAAGCTCACAAATCTACGTCAATTGAATATTACGAACATCTCTGTTGATCATGCTGATGCACTATCTTCATCACTCCAGAAATTTGTTCAGCTTGCCTCCTTAACCATACAAGGAGATGAAATTCCTTTGGACAATATTATTACAGCCTTTTTCCAATCAACATTGCCTCAAGAAATTGTATATTTGGGGAGAATTCAACTGTAA
- the LOC120254345 gene encoding LOW QUALITY PROTEIN: disease resistance protein RPH8A-like (The sequence of the model RefSeq protein was modified relative to this genomic sequence to represent the inferred CDS: deleted 1 base in 1 codon), translating into MAEAAVCALVRKLGDLIVQEAINLHGVRGEVEWLERELRRMQCFLKDADAKKNKGDDERVKNWVTEMRDLAFEAEDIIDTFMYLKLRRQQKQPGCIGFMKRYVFILDELVNRHKIHVDVEVIKTKLQELSQSRLLYGIANIGETIGTTSHYRSQHVIPILPQLSDDIDMVGFDDEKKKIVQELVDINNTNRSVISIVGMGGLGKTTLAKSVYNDLEVKRSFDVFAWVIISQQTCSKVQGSTIGTSSPLGDLSQLNHKPKMHGEKVVESMKGQFVEGGESCFTEDKDIPAKTLIRLWSAKEVPSWIGQFRNLQTFIIASGNMKEISDSLWRIDNLREYVAKAHKSAQIEKSRKVSYDHANALSSSLQKLELDKSHLEQDPMATLENLQFLKYLSLGMLSYRGKKMICSATGFPQLLSLSITYFDKLEEWKIEENSMPCLKYLKLVACLKLKVIPEGLKNVPLDQLELSQMPEELETRIKENTGEDWYKIQHVPNISASYYIGVASRVLIVGLNIATSQRVAERPVCVIKTNYKREGRNKLMAEAAVGALVRKLGDLCFLKDADARKNNGDDERVKNWVTDMRDLAFEAEDIIDSYMDFKLRRQQKQPGCIGFIKSLLYSELEQDPMATLEKLQFLKYLHLGSYEGKQIICLATGFPQLLTLYIECFS; encoded by the exons ATGGCTGAGGCTGCAGTGTGTGCTCTAGTCCGGAAACTTGGTGATCTGATAGTGCAAGAAGCCATAAATTTGCATGGAGTGAGAGGGGAAGTAGAGTGGTTGGAACGAGAACTGCGGCGAATGCAGTGCTTCTTGAAGGATGCAGATGCAAAGAAGAACAAGGGTGATGATGAGAGGGTGAAGAACTGGGTCACAGAGATGAGAGATCTGGCTTTTGAAGCTGAGGACATCATTGACACTTTCATGTATTTAAAGCTGCGTAGACAACAGAAGCAGCCTGGTTGCATTGGTTTCATGAAGAG GTATGTATTTATACTTGATGAATTAGTCAATAGACACAAGATTCATGTAGATGTTGAAGTGATAAAAACCAAGTTGCAGGAGCTATCTCAAAGTAGATTATTATATGGCATTGCCAACATAGGTGAAACAATTGGCACAACTAGTCACTACAGAAGTCAACATGTGATCCCTATATTGCCCCAACTGAGTGATGACATTGATATGGTTGGctttgatgatgagaagaaaaagattgtGCAAGAGTTGGTTGACATAAACAATACAAATCGGTCAGTGATCTCTATAGTTGGTATGGGTGGTCTGGGAAAGACTACACTTGCCAAATCTGTTTATAATGATCTTGAAGTCAAGAGAAGTTTTGATGTATTTGCATGGGTAATCATATCTCAACAAA CTTGTTCAAAGGTGCAAGGGTCTACCATTGGCACTAGTAGTCCTTTGGGGGACTTGTCtcaactaaaccacaaaccCAAGATGCATGGCGAGAAAGTTGTTGAGAGCATGAAAGGGCAATTTGTGGAAGGTGGAGAAAG ttgctTCACAGAGGACAAGGATATTCCtgcaaaaacattaattagatTGTGGTCAGCGAAG GAAGTTCCATCATGGATTGGTCAGTTTCGCAATCTTCAGACTTTTATTATCGCAAGTGGTAATATGAAAGAGATATCAGATTCACTCTGGAGGATTGACAATCTCAG GGAATATGTTGCCAAAGCTCACAAATCTGCGCAAattgaaaaatcaagaaaagtcTCTTATGATCATGCCAATGCACTATCTTCATCACTCCAGAAATTGG AGTTGGATAAATCTCATTTGGAGCAAGATCCAATGGCAACACTAGAGAACCTGCAATTTCTTAAATATCTTTCACTTGGAATGCTGTCATATCGAGGCAAAAAGATGATATGTTCAGCAACAGGTTTCCCGCAACTACTGTCCTTGTCCATCACGTAT TTTGACAAACTTGAGGAGTGGAAGATAGAGGAGAACTCAATGCCATGTCTCAAATATTTAAAGCTTGTTGCTTGTCTAAAGTTGAAGGTGATTCCAGAAGGACTGAAGAATGTGCCACTTGATCAATTGGAATTGAGTCAAATGCCTGAAGAATTAGAAACCAGGATTAAGGAGAACACAGGAGAAGACTGGTACAAGATACAACATGTGCCCAACATCTCCGCTAGTTATTAT ATAGGAGTGGCTTCAAGGGTATTGATTGTGGGCTTGAATATTGCAACTAGCCAG AGAGTTGCAGAGCGGCCTGTTTGTGtgattaaaacaaattacaaaagagAAGGCAGAAACAAATTAATGGCTGAGGCTGCAGTGGGTGCTCTAGTCCGGAAACTTGGTGATCTG TGCTTCTTGAAGGATGCAGATGCAAGGAAGAACAATGGAGATGATGAGAGGGTCAAGAACTGGGTCACAGACATGAGAGATCTGGCTTTTGAAGCTGAGGACATCATTGACTCTTACATGGATTTCAAGCTCCGTAGACAACAAAAGCAGCCTGGTTGCATTGGCTTCATCAAGAG TCTTCTATATTCTGAATTGGAGCAAGACCCAATGGCAACACTAGAGAAGCTacaatttctcaaatatttaCACCTTGGCTCATATGAGGGCAAACAGATAATATGTTTAGCAACAGGTTTCCCTCAACTGTTGACCTTgtatattgaatgtttttccTGA
- the LOC120254341 gene encoding ubiquitin-conjugating enzyme E2-17 kDa-like: MASKRILKELKDLQKDPPTSCSAGPVAEDMFHWQATIMGPADSPFAGGVFLVSIHFPPDYPFKPPKVWFILGLLRTKVFHPNINSNGSICLDILKEQWSPALTISKVLLSICSLLTDPNPDDPLVPEIAHMYKTDRAKYESTARSWTQKYAMG; this comes from the exons ATGGCTTCGAAGAGGATTTTGAAGGAATTGAAGGACTTGCAGAAGGATCCGCCAACTTCGTGCAGTGCTG GCCCTGTGGCTGAGGATATGTTCCACTGGCAAGCAACTATTATGGGTCCTGCTGATAGCCCCTTTGCAGGTGGTGTATTTCTTGTTAGCATTCATTTTCCACCTGATTACCCATTTAAACCTCCCAAGGTATG GTTCATATTAGGTCTCCTTCGAACCAAGGTTTTTCATCCAAATATCAACAGTAATGGAAGTATCTGCTTGGACATTCTGAAGGAGCAATGGAGTCCTGCCCTGACTATATCCAAG GTTCTGTTATCAATTTGCTCACTCTTGACGGATCCGAACCCGGATGATCCCCTTGTTCCTGAGATTGCTCATATGTATAAGACTGATAGAGCTAAGTATGAGTCGACTGCTCGCTCCTGGACTCAGAAGTATGCCATGGGATAA